One genomic segment of Polyodon spathula isolate WHYD16114869_AA chromosome 17, ASM1765450v1, whole genome shotgun sequence includes these proteins:
- the LOC121329559 gene encoding autophagy-related protein 2 homolog B-like isoform X5 produces MPWPFSESIKKRACRYLLHRYLGNFLQEKLSLDQLSLDLYQGTGSLAQVPLDKWSLNEILESVDAPFEVIEGFIQTISLSVPWASLLQENCALEVKGLEMVFRPRPRMASGSEPMYWSSFMTSSMQLAKECLSQRLTDEQAEGFQPLEGLEKFAETIETVLRRVKVTFLDTVLRIEHVPENSKTGIALEMRISKIVYCDETGDECSGMNVHQPTMFAHKNLQLTGVSVFWDEFSEAARTCPKSSTPQTETEPKLSPSWNPKIICEPHPQFTRTVSEVAPFKPVQIGCLNGRMELGLILKQNEALPGAKLDVDGQIDSINVLLSPRQVHLLLDMLGVFSGPAGSSCIESSERTSLSCKDRKSRPIQQEDEYRLHMELHRCLKKDMLPAGGLEEQGLFESETRTTSSREDVFFSMAEMEMSHSLSSLPPLGDPPNVDLELSLNSNYASSPRGSPLDNVTTVWDDYLDPPRHREKLAQDPPFLSRGMQPPQKLLRQTSHPSKPHSVDESRPEVVFRLALGSLSVSVLHIDPLPPPETALNLNPLTLMASDFFSRIEKISPAELCEGDFPHFHPIFDEACPYDHLRFMGTGIKVTYEQRQGSSLRSLSTDVSVGQMELLECLFPTDSRSSAPQYTELVTFDSDCLKESHPPACLHLLYKFSERRGPQGSQVRLSAMPQKADFQIELGPVHSELDISIVDRLNSLLQPQKLVTTEMMASHMYTSYNKHVSLHKAFTEVFLDDSRTPANCRMSVLVNVPVLNLAVRFPIPDLRSDQERGPWFKKSLQKEILHLEFKDVEFKTEFTGGSSPEQTKLELTFKELTGKFQDDHDQAAVRFLKVSHGMDGDMVTSDSGKFDWPRIVLKVNPTAVHSILERVTAEEEEEAEGLSPEEEEGGAHSLKDVCDFGKPEPSPFSSRRVMYENEEMVMPGDVAEMTEFQEKTMSNSRYILELSLPNVELALPNKAFYEKLHNRINNDLLLWEPTAPSPVETFENMSYGVGLSVASQLINTYSKDSFSQFRSSAPDEEESGSEEETMQYYSTGDFGFRCRRKKKNEPQNKTSQSLFSVLLSVNHGLVALQTDTKREDGTVIESRHGEFWLEIDNGVLFSVTRYEGYEDQHYICLHTSSLCLYHQGMLEGTVPSTEVKLPSKTRPHWLEPTIYRSEEGSLSKRCVPEGAGGESINMLSVAVKIYSENIERNVKEFLISVGVKGATLQHQVVPSSISWQEQILDFLNVSDEPVLGYTPPVSVTTFHLHLWSCSLDYRPLYLPIRSLLTVETFSISSSVSLDRSSSKLRIILDEAALFLSDKCNNVSVNLNRDYVQVVDMGLLELRITAVKPGVNGEMTEPRFELRCSSDVIHIRTCYDSCAALMNLIQYIASYGDLIPPPRPETKAGGSKQRGRPDIPSRPPSRPLLLPEAEQQILQDLMSEAMEDTDFQQARSPEDRQPNGVHEGSTQALEPPRSDLFLFPDESGNISQEPSPTFTPYHHPLIYAAMSDAAPESDDFCILETPLAGAADRDEEPVVKKLTSDSIEIQENHFSIPLGRTDSNKGPLHFPVPEVRYLIKEISIIWHLYGGKDFAGGPVLSSPAKSRGCTPHSSPSQTPVRQSRVAGRAHGGRGRNPDVLMEIQLSKVKFQHEVYPQSGADREPSLTEQPVSRQVFIVQDLEIRDRLATSQMNKFLYLYFSKEMPRKAHSNMLTVKALHVCPESGRTPQECCLRVSLMPVRLNIDQDALFFLKDFFASIAAEVELLSPPDQEVKKPPAPDLTCSFPKHMSGSLDPAPIISVPGQGKPSQNGLPDSSSTENGEAESSPATSFTDQPIFFREFRFISEVPIRLDYHGKHVSMEQGTFAGIVIGLTQLNCSELKLKRLCYRQGLLGVDKLFSYAISEWLNDIKKNQLPGILGGVGPIHSLVQLVQGLRDLVWLPIEQYRKDGRIVRGFQRGAASFGTSTAMAALELTNRMVQTIQAAAETAYDMVSPGPDESELKRIKRFSHYRLAHQPVDLREGVAKAYSVVKEGITDTALTIYDTATREHEQRGVTGAVGGVLRQIPPAVVKPLIVATEATSNVLGGMRNQIRPDARQEESQKWRLGEE; encoded by the exons ATGCCTTGGCCATTTTCTGAGTCGATAAAAAAGCGGGCCTGCAGGTACTTGCTACACCGGTATCTGGGCAACTTCCTGCAAGAGAAGCTGAGCCTGGATCAGCTGAGCCTGGACCTCTATCAGGGAACCGGATCACTGGCGCAAGTCCCGTTAGACAAATGG tCCCTGAATGAGATCCTGGAATCGGTGGACGCTCCCTTTGAGGTGATTGAGGGGTTTATTCAGACAATCTCCCTGTCTGTCCCCTGGGCCTCACTGCTGCAGGAGAACTGTGCTCTGGAGGTGAAAGGGCTTGAGATGGTTTTTAGGCCAAGACCACGGATGG CATCCGGATCTGAGCCGATGTACTGGTCCAGTTTCATGACAAGCAGCATGCAGCTTGCTAAGGAATGTCTGAGTCAGAGGCTGACAGATGAGCAGGCGGAAGGGTTTCAGCCTCTAGAAGGGCTTGAGAAATTTGCAGAAACCATTGAAACAG TTCTGAGAAGAGTCAAAGTTACATTTTTAGACACAGTCCTCAGGATTGAACATGTACCAGAAAACTCAAAAACTGGAATAGCTCTTGAAATGCGAATCAGCAA AATTGTGTATTGTGATGAAACTGGAGATGAATGCTCTGGGATGAATGTTCACCAGCCAACGATGTTTGCGCATAAAAACCTGCAACTTACTGGGGTCTCAGTTTTTTGGGATGAATTTTCAGAAGCTGCAAGAACCTGTCCAAAGTCCTCAACTCCGCAAACA gaaacgGAACCAAAGCTCTCTCCCAGCTGGAACCCTAAAATCATCTGTGAGCCGCACCCCCAGTTTACAAGAACTGTGTCTGAAGTGGCACCATTCAAGCCTGTGCAGATTGGATGTTTGAATGGGAGAATGGAACTCGGTCTTATCCTCAAACAAAATGAAGCACTTCCTGGAGCGAAA CTGGATGTAGATGGACAGATTGATTCTATAAATGTGCTCTTGTCTCCACGCCAAGTGCATCTGCTCTTGGACATGCTGGGTGTCTTTTCAGGACCAG CAGGTTCATCCTGTATAGAGAGTTCAGAGAGGACCTCCCTCAGCTGTAAGGACAGGAAAAGCCGTCCAATCCAGCAAGAGGACGAGTACCGGCTGCACATGGAGCTGCACCGCTGTCTGAAGAAGGACATGCTGCCTGCAGGGGGGCTGGAGGAGCAGGGCCTGTTTGAGAGCGAGACGAGAACCACGTCAAGTCGGG AAGATGTATTCTTCTCTATGGCAGAAATGGAAATGTCCCACAGTCTGTCCTCCCTTCCGCCACTTGGAGACCCACCCAATGTGGATCTTGAACTGTCTTTAAACAGCAACTACGCCAGCTCTCCCAGAGGATCCCCATTGGATAATGTAACA ACGGTTTGGGATGACTACCTGGATCCTCCGAGACACAGGGAAAAACTGGCACAGGACCCTCCCTTCCTATCAAGAGGGATGCAGCCTCCTCAGAAACTGCTTCGACAGACAT CTCACCCATCTAAACCTCACTCTGTGGATGAATCCCGGCCTGAGGTTGTGTTCAGACTAGCCCTGGGcagtctgtccgtgtctgtcctTCATATAGACCCTCTGCCACCCCCTGAAACAGCACTGAACCTCAACCCGCTCACTCTGATGGCCTCCGATTTCTTCAGCCGGATTGAGAAAATCAGTCCTGCAGAGCTCTGCGAAGGAGATTTTCCACATTTTCATCCCATTTTTGATGAGGCCTGTCCTTATGATCACCTGAG GTTCATGGGAACTGGTATCAAGGTAACCTACGAGCAGCGGCAGGGATCCAGTTTGCGCAGTCTCAGTACTGATGTGTCTGTGGGACAGATGGAGCTGCTGGAGTGTCTattcccaacagactcacggtCCAGCGCACCCCAGTACACAGAG cTTGTAACATTTGATTCAGACTGCCTCAAAGAATCCCATCCTCCAGCTTGTCTTCACCTTCTGTACAAGTTTTCTGAACGCAGGGGACCCCAG GGAAGTCAGGTGCGACTCAGTGCAATGCCTCAGAAAGCTGATTTTCAGATAGAACTGGGTCCAGTTCATTCAGAATTAGATATTAGCATTGTGGATAGACTCAATTCTTTACTGCAACCACAGAAACTGGTAACAACAGAAATGATGGCATCCCACATGTACACCTCCTACAATAAGCATGTCAGTCTG CACAAGGCATTCACTGAAGTTTTCTTAGACGACTCGAGGACACCAGCAAACTGCCGGATGTCTGTCTTGGTTAATGTGCCAGTGTTAAACTTGGCCGTGCGATTTCCAATTCCTGACTTGAGGTCGGACCAGGAGAGGGGCCCCTGGTTTAAGAAATCCCTCCAGAAAGAAATTCTCCATCTGGAGTTCAAGGATGTGGAATTCAAAACCGAATTCACTGGCGGATCCTCTCCGGAACAAACTAAACTGGAGCTGACGTTTAAAGAACTGACTG GCAAGTTTCAAGATGACCATGACCAGGCAGCTGTCAGGTTCCTCAAGGTGTCACATGGGATGGATGGTGACATGGTGACATCAGACAGTGGCAAATTTGATTGGCCAAG GATCGTGTTGAAAGTGAACCCGACGGCAGTGCACTCTATCCTGGAGCGGGTCACAgccgaggaagaggaggaggctgAGGGGCTCTCcccagaggaggaggaaggaggggCGCACTCTTTGAAAGACGTCTGTGATTTCGGAAAACCAGAGCCCTCACCATTCTCCTCCCGCAGGGTCATGTACGAAAACGAGGAG ATGGTCATGCCAGGAGATGTGGCTGAAATGACTGAATTTCAGGAGAAGACAATGAGCAATTCACGCTACATTTTGGAGCTGTCGTTGCCAAATGTTGAATTAGCCCTGCCAAACAAGGCCTTTTACGAGAAATTGCACAACAG AATCAATAATGACCTGTTGCTATGGGAGCCGACCGCACCATCTCCAGTAGAGACCTTTGAAAACATGTCCTATGGTGTTGGACTGTCAGTAGCGAGCCAGCTAATCAATACCTACAGCAAGGACAGTTTCAGCCAGTTCAGATCATCTGCCCCCGATG AAGAAGAGAGTGGATCGGAGGAAGAGACGATGCAATATTACTCCACGGGAGACTTTGGTTTTAGGTGTCGAAGGAAAAAGAAGAATGAGCCTCAGAACAAAACCTCCCAAAGTCTTTTCTCTGTCCTCCTGAGTGTCAACCACGGACTTGTGGCCTTACAGACAGATACCAAG CGGGAAGATGGGACAGTGATAGAAAGCAGGCATGGAGAGTTCTGGTTAGAAATTGATAATGGGGTTCTGTTCAGTGTGACTCGCTATGAGGGCTATGAAGACCAGCATTACATATGTCTCCATACCAGCAGCTTGTGTCTGTATCACCAAG GTATGTTAGAAGGAACTGTCCCCAGCACTGAAGTGAAGTTGCCCAGTAAAACCCGGCCTCACTGGTTGGAACCTACCATTTACCGCTCTGAGGAGGGGTCCCTCAGCAAACGTTGCGTGCCTGAAGGTGCTGGAGGAGAGAGTATAAATATGCTGTCTGTGGCAGTGAAGATCTACTCTGAGAACATCGAGCGCAATGTTAAG GAGTTCCTGATCTCTGTCGGAGTGAAAGGAGCTACTCTTCAGCACCAGGTGGTGCCCTCAAGTATCAGCTGGCAGGAGCAG ATTCTGGATTTCCTGAATGTGTCTGATGAGCCTGTTTTGGGATACACCCCACCTGTTTCAGTCACTACCTTTCACCTTCACCTGTGGAGCTGTTCTCTTGATTACAG ACCACTGTATCTGCCAATCAGATCTCTTCTCACTGTGGAAACCTTTAGCATCTCCAGCAGTGTCTCGCTTGACCGGTCCTCCTCCAAACTCAG aaTCATTCTGGATGAAGCTGCGTTGTTTTTATCAGACAAGTGTAACAACGTGTCGGTCAATCTGAACAGAG ATTATGTGCAAGTGGTGGATATGGGACTCTTGGAGCTGAGGATTACAGCAGTTAAACCCGGAGTCAATGGAGAAATG ACTGAGCCACGATTTGAGCTGCGCTGCTCCAGTGATGTCATTCACATCCGGACTTGCTATGATTCCTGTGCGGCACTCATGAACCTGATCCAGTACATAGCAAGCTACGGGGACCTTATTCCACCCCCAAGACCAGAGACAAAAGCTGGAGGCTCTAAGCAACGAGGCAGG CCCGACATCCCAAGCAGACCCCCCTCTCGGCCACTACTCCTCCCTGAAGCTGAGCAACAGATCCTTCAGGACCTGATGAGTGAAGCCATGGAGGACACAGACTTCCAGCAGGCACGGTCCCCTGAGGACCGGCAGCCCAATG GAGTCCATGAAGGATCCACACAGGCTCTCGAGCCACCTCGTTCAGATCTCTTCCTGTTCCCAGATGAGAGTGGGAACATCTCCCAGGAACCAAGCCCAACCTTTACACCCTATCACCACCCTCTGATCTACGCAGCCATGAGCGACGCTGCTCCAGAGAGCGATGACTTTTGTATTCTGGAAACTCCTTTGGCGGGCGCTGCT GATCGTGATGAGGAGCCAGTAGTGAAAAAACTGACTTCAGATTCTATTGAGATACAAGAGAATCACTTTAGTATCCCACTTGGGAGGACTGACTCGAATAAAGGACCCTTGCACTTTCCTGTTCCAGAGGTCAGATATTTAATAAAGGAAATCTCAATCATCTGGCATCTTTATGGGGGCAAGGATTTTGCGGGTGGACCAGTCCTATCATCCCCAGCCAAGAGTCGTGG CTGCACTCCTCACAGCTCTCCCTCACAGACCCCAGTGAGACAAAGTCGAGTTGCTGGGCGTGCACATGGAGGCAGGGGGAGAAACCCAGATGTTCTGATGGAAATACAGCTGAGCAAG GTGAAGTTCCAGCATGAAGTTTACCCTCAGAGTGGGGCGGACAGGGAGCCCAGTTTAACAGAGCAGCCAGTCTCTCGGCAAGTGTTCATCGTCCAGGATCTTGAGATCAGGGACCGTCTGGCCACATCACAAATGAACAAGTTCCTCTACCTCTACTTCAGCAAAGAGATGCCCAGGAAGGCCCATTCTAATATG CTGACGGTGAAGGCTTTGCATGTCTGTCCAGAATCAGGTCGAACCCCACAGGAGTGCTGTTTACGAGTCTCTCTAATGCCGGTGCGCCTCAATATCGATCAG GATGCATTGTTTTTCTTGAAGGACTTTTTTGCCAGCATTGCTGCTGAGGTGGAGTTGTTGTCTCCACCAGATCAAGAAG TAAAGAAACCTCCAGCTCCAGACCTCACCTGCAGCTTCCCCAAACACATGAGTGGTAGTCTGGACCCAGCTCCAATCATCTCGGTGCCAGGACAAGGCAAACCGAGCCAGAATGGCTTACCAGATTCCAGCAGCACTGAAAATGGGGAGGCCGAATCTTCACCTGCAACATCCTTCACAGACCAGCCAATCTTCTTCCg AGAGTTTCGTTTCATCTCTGAAGTGCCCATTCGTTTGGATTATCACGGGAAGCATGTGTCAATGGAACAG GGCACATTTGCTGGAATTGTGATTGGTTTGACTCAGCTGAACTGCTCTGAGCTGAAACTGAAGAGGCTTTGCTACAGACAAGG ATTGCTGGGTGTGGATAAACTGTTCTCCTATGCAATCAGTGAATGGCTGAATGACATTAAAAAGAACCAGCTACCAGGAATTCTGGGAGGAGTGGGCCCTATACACTCCTTAGTACAATTAG ttcagGGCCTGAGGGACCTTGTGTGGTTGCCAATTGAACAGTACCGCAAGGATGGAAGAATTGTCAGAGGGTTTCAACGTGGCGCTGCATCCTTCGGTACATCTACTGCCATGGCAGCTTTGGAGCTCACTAATCGGATGGTGCAGACAATTCAG GCTGCAGCAGAGACAGCCTATGACATGGTGTCTCCTGGACCTGATGAAAGCGAATTAAAAAGAATCAAACGGTTCTCTCATTACCGGTTGGCTCACCAGCCAGTGGATCTGCGTGAGGGCGTGGCCAAAGCATACAGTGTCGTCAAAGAG GGGATTACAGACACAGCGCTGACAATCTATGATACCGCCACACGGGAGCACGAACAGAGAGGAGTGACTGGGGCTGTGGGGGGAGTTTTGCGACAGATTCCACCTGCTGTGGTAAAACCACTCATTGTTGCCACAGAGGCCACCTCCAATGTTTTGGGTGGCATGAGAAATCAGATTCGACCAGATGCCCGTCAGGAGGAATCCCAGAAATGGCGATTAGGggaggagtga